One part of the Bradyrhizobium sp. CB1650 genome encodes these proteins:
- a CDS encoding GrlR family regulatory protein, which produces MFEGFYKVRFQLGDAVGRSVMHAGNGKMLGGNSAFAHIGTYEKTADGVDVVIKTVRHNPDPNYRAMAGTDDATLVAKGTPDGDLYRFKGELKELPGVPFQSVMTPITEDEVPVAGRVGAGGIVDGLYSIHLRMLDGVHGGLTGVMLLNQGRILGGDASFYYLGTYTAANGRWKGQILNQEHTPAKDDPIFGGHEVGIGFSGTYDGEQAVLEATAFAGKRSLRLTAALKLMHRA; this is translated from the coding sequence GTGTTCGAAGGGTTTTACAAGGTGCGATTTCAGCTCGGCGACGCGGTCGGCAGGAGCGTGATGCATGCCGGCAACGGCAAGATGCTGGGTGGCAATTCGGCCTTCGCCCATATCGGCACCTATGAGAAGACCGCCGACGGTGTCGACGTCGTGATCAAGACCGTCCGCCACAACCCCGATCCGAACTACCGCGCGATGGCCGGCACCGATGATGCGACATTGGTTGCGAAGGGGACGCCCGACGGCGACCTGTATCGCTTCAAGGGCGAGCTGAAGGAGCTGCCCGGCGTGCCCTTCCAGTCGGTGATGACGCCGATCACGGAGGACGAGGTGCCCGTCGCAGGTCGGGTCGGCGCCGGCGGCATCGTCGACGGGCTTTATTCGATTCATCTGCGGATGCTGGATGGCGTCCATGGCGGTCTCACCGGCGTGATGCTGCTCAACCAGGGCCGCATCCTCGGCGGCGATGCATCGTTCTATTACCTCGGCACCTACACGGCGGCGAACGGCCGATGGAAGGGCCAGATCCTGAACCAGGAGCACACGCCGGCCAAGGACGATCCGATCTTCGGCGGCCATGAGGTCGGCATCGGTTTCTCCGGCACCTATGACGGGGAGCAGGCAGTGCTGGAGGCGACCGCGTTT
- a CDS encoding glutamine synthetase beta-grasp domain-containing protein, giving the protein MTKYKLEYIWLDGYTPTPNLRGKTQIKEFASFPTLEQLPLWGFDGSSTQQAEGHSSDCVLKPVAVFPDSARTNGVLVMCEVMMPDGKTPHPSNKRATILDDAGAWFGFEQEYFFYKDGRPLGFPSSGYPAPQGPYYTGVGYSNVGDVARKIVEEHLDLCLAAGINHEGINAEVAKGQWEFQIFGKGSKTAADQMWMARYLMLRLTEKYGIDIEFHCKPLGDTDWNGSGMHANFSTAYMREVGGKEYFEALMAAFEKNLMDHIAVYGPDNDKRLTGKHETAPWNKFSYGVADRGASIRVPHSFVNNGYKGYLEDRRPNSQGDPYQIASQILKTISSVPTDKKAAA; this is encoded by the coding sequence ATGACAAAGTACAAGCTCGAGTACATCTGGCTCGACGGATATACGCCGACTCCGAATTTGCGCGGCAAGACTCAGATCAAGGAATTCGCGTCGTTCCCGACGCTCGAGCAGCTTCCGCTCTGGGGCTTCGATGGCTCCTCCACCCAGCAGGCCGAAGGCCACAGCTCCGATTGCGTGCTGAAGCCGGTCGCGGTGTTCCCGGACAGCGCCCGCACCAACGGTGTCCTGGTGATGTGCGAAGTCATGATGCCCGATGGCAAGACCCCGCATCCGTCCAACAAGCGCGCCACCATCCTCGATGACGCCGGCGCCTGGTTCGGCTTCGAGCAGGAATACTTCTTCTACAAGGATGGCCGTCCGCTCGGCTTCCCGTCGTCCGGCTATCCGGCGCCGCAGGGTCCGTACTATACCGGCGTCGGCTACTCGAACGTCGGCGACGTCGCCCGCAAGATCGTCGAAGAGCATCTCGACCTCTGCTTGGCTGCCGGCATCAACCATGAAGGCATCAACGCGGAAGTCGCGAAGGGCCAGTGGGAATTCCAGATCTTCGGCAAGGGCTCCAAGACCGCTGCCGACCAGATGTGGATGGCCCGCTACCTGATGCTGCGCCTCACCGAGAAGTACGGCATCGACATCGAATTCCACTGCAAGCCGCTCGGCGACACCGATTGGAACGGCTCGGGCATGCACGCCAACTTCTCGACCGCCTACATGCGTGAAGTCGGTGGCAAGGAGTACTTCGAGGCGCTGATGGCGGCCTTCGAGAAGAACCTGATGGACCACATCGCCGTCTACGGCCCGGACAACGACAAGCGTCTGACCGGCAAGCACGAGACCGCGCCCTGGAACAAGTTCAGCTATGGCGTGGCCGACCGCGGTGCCTCGATCCGCGTTCCGCACTCCTTCGTCAACAACGGCTACAAGGGCTATCTGGAAGACCGTCGTCCGAACTCGCAGGGCGACCCATACCAGATCGCTTCGCAGATCCTGAAGACGATCTCGTCCGTGCCGACCGACAAGAAGGCAGCGGCCTAA
- a CDS encoding DUF2735 domain-containing protein — translation MINNGLSQGSAQIYQFPVGGRAALGGRRYGEKQLPVDHVSRPVNESICSDSWYHQAAIDEAKPKWDR, via the coding sequence ATGATCAACAATGGTCTGAGTCAGGGATCTGCACAGATCTACCAATTCCCCGTCGGCGGTCGCGCCGCTCTCGGGGGACGCCGCTATGGCGAGAAACAACTTCCCGTCGATCACGTTTCGCGTCCCGTGAACGAATCGATCTGCAGCGATAGCTGGTATCACCAGGCGGCGATCGACGAGGCCAAGCCGAAATGGGATCGATGA